One genomic window of Polaromonas sp. SP1 includes the following:
- the rplS gene encoding 50S ribosomal protein L19, with translation MNLIQTLEQEEISRLNKTIPAYAPGDTVIVSVNVVEGTRKRVQAFEGVVIAKRNRGLNSSFIVRKISNGEGVERTFQVYSPLIAKIEVKRRGDVRRAKLYYLRSRSGKSARIKEKLGA, from the coding sequence ATGAATCTGATCCAGACCCTCGAGCAGGAAGAAATTTCCCGCCTCAACAAGACCATCCCCGCATACGCACCCGGCGACACCGTCATCGTGAGCGTGAACGTGGTTGAAGGTACCCGCAAGCGTGTGCAGGCTTTTGAAGGTGTGGTGATTGCCAAGCGCAATCGCGGCCTGAACTCCAGCTTCATCGTCCGCAAGATTTCCAACGGCGAAGGCGTCGAGCGCACCTTCCAGGTGTACAGCCCGCTGATCGCCAAGATTGAAGTCAAGCGCCGCGGTGATGTGCGTCGCGCCAAGCTGTACTACCTGCGTAGCCGCAGCGGCAAATCTGCACGTATCAAGGAAAAGCTGGGCGCCTGA
- the trmD gene encoding tRNA (guanosine(37)-N1)-methyltransferase TrmD: MRFDVITLFPELFAPFLASGVTRRAYESGLVDVRLWNPREFAEGNYRRVDDRSFGGGPGMVMMAEPLALCLEKIQADRAASGAPKAPTVLFSPVGKALDHAGVESWSASAGAVLICGRYEGLDQRFIQAHVDLQISLGDFVLSGGEIAAMALLDAVARLQPGVLNDEGSHQLDSFNPALDGLLDCPHYTRPENWRGQPVPATLMSGNHAHIERWRREQRLALTQRQRPELVQKARQSGYLSESDEAFLADLVENPDKDA; this comes from the coding sequence ATGCGCTTTGACGTCATCACCCTGTTCCCCGAGCTCTTCGCGCCTTTTTTGGCCAGCGGTGTCACTCGCCGTGCCTACGAGTCAGGCCTGGTAGACGTCAGGCTCTGGAACCCCCGCGAATTTGCCGAGGGCAACTACCGCCGGGTTGACGACCGCTCCTTCGGCGGCGGTCCCGGCATGGTGATGATGGCCGAGCCGCTCGCACTCTGCCTCGAAAAAATCCAGGCCGACCGTGCGGCAAGCGGCGCGCCCAAGGCGCCCACTGTTCTCTTTTCTCCCGTCGGCAAGGCCCTGGACCATGCCGGCGTTGAAAGCTGGTCGGCCAGCGCCGGCGCGGTGCTGATCTGCGGCCGCTATGAAGGGCTTGACCAGCGCTTTATCCAGGCCCATGTTGATCTTCAGATCAGTCTGGGTGACTTCGTGCTTTCGGGCGGTGAAATCGCCGCCATGGCCCTGCTGGACGCCGTGGCTCGCTTGCAGCCCGGGGTGCTCAATGACGAGGGCAGCCACCAACTGGACAGCTTCAACCCGGCGCTCGACGGCCTGCTTGATTGCCCCCATTACACGCGGCCCGAAAACTGGCGCGGCCAGCCCGTGCCGGCCACGCTGATGTCCGGAAACCACGCCCACATCGAGCGCTGGCGGCGTGAGCAACGCTTGGCCTTGACCCAGCGCCAGCGCCCCGAATTGGTGCAAAAGGCGCGGCAGAGTGGGTATTTGAGCGAAAGCGACGAGGCTTTCCTGGCCGATTTGGTCGAAAACCCGGACAAAGACGCTTGA
- the rimM gene encoding ribosome maturation factor RimM (Essential for efficient processing of 16S rRNA) yields the protein MQPGLQPSAGLTPSSLPDDAIEVGRILDAWGVKGWVKILPHSTDPEALFAAKSWFLQAPDAKFRPGFTVFSGTVTLSVDEAKVHSDSVVAKFTGLDDRNAAEALRGARIFLPRSSFPAASKDEYYWVDLIGLNVVNREGMALGQVRDLMATGPHSVLCVEYTAQQEDGTSVSAERMIPFVSVYVDAVDIAGKCITVDWQPDY from the coding sequence ATGCAGCCCGGCCTTCAGCCGTCCGCTGGCTTGACACCCTCAAGCCTGCCGGACGACGCCATCGAAGTCGGGCGCATCCTGGATGCATGGGGTGTCAAGGGCTGGGTGAAAATCCTGCCGCACAGCACCGATCCAGAAGCGCTTTTTGCGGCCAAATCCTGGTTTTTGCAGGCGCCTGACGCCAAATTTCGCCCAGGGTTTACCGTATTTTCCGGCACCGTCACGCTCAGCGTCGACGAAGCCAAAGTCCACTCCGATTCCGTCGTCGCCAAGTTCACCGGCCTGGACGACCGCAATGCCGCCGAGGCCTTGCGCGGCGCGCGCATCTTCTTGCCGCGCAGCAGCTTTCCCGCCGCCTCCAAAGACGAGTACTACTGGGTCGACCTGATCGGCCTGAATGTGGTCAACCGCGAAGGCATGGCCCTGGGCCAGGTGCGCGACCTGATGGCCACCGGCCCGCATTCAGTGCTGTGCGTCGAATACACCGCCCAGCAGGAAGACGGAACCAGCGTAAGCGCCGAACGCATGATCCCCTTTGTCTCTGTCTACGTCGATGCTGTCGATATCGCCGGCAAATGCATCACCGTCGACTGGCAGCCCGATTACTGA
- the rpsP gene encoding 30S ribosomal protein S16 has translation MVVIRLARGGSKHRPFFNIVVADKRVRRDGRFIERIGFYNPIAKGGEEGLRIAQDRLTHWIGVGAQPSPTVLRLVKQGASAAVKTA, from the coding sequence ATGGTCGTCATTCGACTTGCACGCGGCGGTTCCAAGCACCGTCCTTTTTTCAATATTGTTGTGGCTGACAAACGCGTTCGCCGCGATGGCCGTTTCATCGAGCGCATCGGTTTTTACAACCCGATCGCCAAAGGTGGCGAAGAAGGCCTGCGCATTGCGCAAGACCGCCTGACCCACTGGATCGGTGTGGGCGCCCAGCCGTCCCCTACCGTTCTGCGCCTGGTCAAGCAAGGTGCTTCCGCTGCCGTCAAGACGGCCTGA
- a CDS encoding GNAT family N-acetyltransferase, producing the protein MPLIRPSRDEDIPAITALYGHHVLHSTGTFETEPPGVADMTARRADVLSKGLPYLVAEDGGKIAGFAYGNWFKPRPAYRFSVEDSIYLAPDQHRKGLGRALLAELLARLEAVGIRKTMAVIGDSANAGSVGVHRSLGFTEVGTIASCGWKFGAWRDIVIMEKTLGAGSTLPPQDAPAA; encoded by the coding sequence ATGCCCCTCATACGCCCCAGCCGCGACGAAGACATTCCCGCCATCACCGCCCTCTACGGCCATCACGTGCTCCACAGCACGGGCACCTTTGAAACCGAGCCGCCCGGCGTGGCGGACATGACCGCCCGCCGGGCCGACGTGCTGTCCAAAGGACTGCCTTACCTGGTGGCTGAAGACGGCGGGAAAATCGCGGGCTTTGCCTATGGCAACTGGTTCAAGCCGCGCCCGGCCTACCGGTTTTCGGTGGAAGACTCGATTTACCTGGCGCCCGACCAGCACCGCAAAGGCCTGGGCCGCGCCCTGCTGGCCGAGTTGCTGGCCCGGCTCGAGGCAGTGGGCATCCGCAAGACCATGGCCGTGATCGGCGACTCGGCCAACGCCGGCTCGGTGGGCGTGCACCGCTCGCTGGGCTTCACCGAGGTCGGCACCATCGCCTCCTGCGGATGGAAGTTCGGCGCCTGGCGCGACATCGTCATCATGGAAAAGACCTTGGGCGCAGGCAGCACGCTGCCACCCCAAGATGCGCCCGCCGCATAA